A stretch of Prunus dulcis chromosome 6, ALMONDv2, whole genome shotgun sequence DNA encodes these proteins:
- the LOC117633262 gene encoding protein SODIUM POTASSIUM ROOT DEFECTIVE 1-like, translated as MKMKGIDIFCASQASTAICLSMDQASSSSSSSIIQLGGRAIDRHNPIIKDARRSTSTRTLPIAPCSSSQSPINPKAYHQLQKSKKKSSPSSSSRPSTDHHQTKKKSSSFSSTKENDQKRKSSASNPKPADNVKKFSSVPSESVTKSSANPIDLITPPGSSRYLLSDTVYFDGLADYDPVLALVPVGHKKNPATVLNQENQSANNSSTGSSSSLSKPQPPPPPSNQVVVLRVSLHCKGCEGKLRKHLSRMEGVTSFNIDFAAKKVTVSGDVTPLSVLASVSKVKNAQFWPTVSASSTSLACPTKLEAKK; from the exons ATGAAGATGAAGGGCATAGATATCTTCTGTGCATCCCAAGCTTCAACAGCCATATGTTTGAGCATGGATCAAGCAtcatcctcctcatcctcatcaATCATTCAACTTGGTGGCAGAGCAATCGACCGCCACAACCCCATTATCAAAGATGCAAGAAGAAGCACAAGCACCAGAACTCTGCCCATTGCTCCATGCTCTTCTTCTCAGTCACCAATCAATCCCAAGGCTTACCATCAACTCCAAAagagcaaaaagaaaagctcCCCCTCCTCATCATCAAGACCAAGCACTGACCATCACCAAACCAAGAAGAAGAGCTCCTCTTTTAGCtccacaaaagaaaatgaccagAAGAGGAAGAGCAGTGCTTCTAATCCCAAGCCAGCTGATAATGTTAAGAAATTCTCCTCTGTTCCAAGTGAGAGTGTTACGAAGAGCTCTGCCAACCCAATTGATCTCATCACCCCTCCTGGCTCCTCCAGATACCTTTTGAGTGACACTGTGTACTTTGATGGGTTAGCTGATTATGATCCAGTTTTGGCATTGGTTCCAGTTGGGCACAAAAAGAACCCAGCTACAGTGCTGAATCAAGAAAATCAATCTGCCAATAATTCTTCAACAGGCTCTTCCTCATCTCTGTCaaaaccacaaccaccacctcctccttcCAACCAG GTTGTAGTCTTAAGGGTGTCCCTGCACTGCAAAGGCTGTGAAGGAAAACTGAGAAAACATCTATCTAGAATGGAAG GAGTGACATCTTTCAACATAGACTTTGCAGCCAAGAAGGTGACAGTCAGTGGAGATGTAACCCCATTGAGTGTCCTTGCCAGTGTCTCAAAGGTGAAGAATGCTCAATTTTGGCCAACAGTGTCTGCATCATCTACCTCACTAGCTTGTCCTACCAAACTGGAGGCCAAGAAATAA
- the LOC117632329 gene encoding uncharacterized protein LOC117632329 isoform X2 gives MIHVFKDVTMKNIEKLWRSFKSDLKKAYYKPFTGSKRRWQCGDSRVDPDQWRVLVEHWEKDEIAEQAKRNAENRSKQTLNHTSGTKSYARSKAQYNKKHGEDPDPIWFFQDKHTRRDEDRSWVNLVAEQKYAEMQEKLKELVEDECPDNLETRRRAYVEAMGPETNNSVRGEGLGVKPHQVPWIQMKAGSSNRLRGHDYVHLESQYVELQERYKHDQDHWRSELKAMEELLKHNQQEIEEMRQMLSRSSASHHPLHQQLPNPFHMSYYSPQMFHQMPYQARSVTPTGGLTGLLRGDAYPSATDFLESDQGTHGLE, from the exons ATGATTCATGTCTTCAAGGATGTAACAATGAAGAATATTGAAAAACTGTGGAGAAGTTTCAAGAGTGATTTGAAGAAAGCTTATTATAAGCCTTTCACAGGAAGTAAAAGACGGTGGCAATGTGGGGATTCTCGTGTAGACCCAGATCAATGGAGGGTGTTGGTTGAACATTGGGAAAAAGATGAGATTGCA GAGCAAGCTAAAAGAAATGCTGAAAATCGGAGTAAACAAACATTGAATCACACATCCGGGACAAAGTCTTATGCTCGCAGCAAAGCACAATAT AATAAGAAACATGGTGAAGACCCCGATCCTATTTGGTTTTTCCAAGATAAGCATACGCGGCGTGACGAAGATCGATCATGGGTTAACTTGGTGGCTGAGCAGAAATAT GCTGAAATGCAGGAAAAGTTGAAGGAATTGGTTGAAGATGAATGTCCTGATAATTTAGAGACGCGAAGAAGGGCTTATGTTGAGGCAATGGGTCCTGAGACAAATAATAGTGTTCGTGGTGAAGGACTTGGGGTGAAACCCCATCAGGTGCCTTGGATTCAAATGAAAGCAGGGTCATCCAACCGATTGCGAGGGCACGACTATGTTCACCTTGAGTCACAGTATGTAGAGTTACAAGAAAGGTACAAACATGACCAGGATCATTGGCGTTCTGAATTGAAGGCGATGGAGGAGTTGTTGAAGCATAACCAGCAAGAGATTGAGGAAATGAGGCAGATGTTATCGCGCTCGTCAGCTTCGCATCATCCATTGCACCAGCAGCTGCCAAACCCATTCCATATGTCGTATTACTCGCCGCAGATGTTCCATCAAATGCCTTATCAAGCCAGGTCAGTTACTCCTACTGGTGGGTTAACTGGATTGCTGAGGGGGGATGCATACCCAAGTGCGACAGACTTTTTAGAATCAGATCAAGGTACTCATGGACTTGAATAG
- the LOC117632329 gene encoding uncharacterized protein LOC117632329 isoform X1, which translates to MGILARDANLIPIKYLKWEKVPDSCKLDVWDTLRGTIEFRPEQQPMIHVFKDVTMKNIEKLWRSFKSDLKKAYYKPFTGSKRRWQCGDSRVDPDQWRVLVEHWEKDEIAEQAKRNAENRSKQTLNHTSGTKSYARSKAQYNKKHGEDPDPIWFFQDKHTRRDEDRSWVNLVAEQKYAEMQEKLKELVEDECPDNLETRRRAYVEAMGPETNNSVRGEGLGVKPHQVPWIQMKAGSSNRLRGHDYVHLESQYVELQERYKHDQDHWRSELKAMEELLKHNQQEIEEMRQMLSRSSASHHPLHQQLPNPFHMSYYSPQMFHQMPYQARSVTPTGGLTGLLRGDAYPSATDFLESDQGTHGLE; encoded by the exons ATGGGTATTTTGGCGCGGGATGCCAATCTAATTCCGATCAAGTATTTAAAATGGGAAAAAGTACCAGACTCTTGCAAACTTGATGTCTGGGACACTCTACGG GGCACCATTGAATTTCGTCCTGAACAACAACCTATGATTCATGTCTTCAAGGATGTAACAATGAAGAATATTGAAAAACTGTGGAGAAGTTTCAAGAGTGATTTGAAGAAAGCTTATTATAAGCCTTTCACAGGAAGTAAAAGACGGTGGCAATGTGGGGATTCTCGTGTAGACCCAGATCAATGGAGGGTGTTGGTTGAACATTGGGAAAAAGATGAGATTGCA GAGCAAGCTAAAAGAAATGCTGAAAATCGGAGTAAACAAACATTGAATCACACATCCGGGACAAAGTCTTATGCTCGCAGCAAAGCACAATAT AATAAGAAACATGGTGAAGACCCCGATCCTATTTGGTTTTTCCAAGATAAGCATACGCGGCGTGACGAAGATCGATCATGGGTTAACTTGGTGGCTGAGCAGAAATAT GCTGAAATGCAGGAAAAGTTGAAGGAATTGGTTGAAGATGAATGTCCTGATAATTTAGAGACGCGAAGAAGGGCTTATGTTGAGGCAATGGGTCCTGAGACAAATAATAGTGTTCGTGGTGAAGGACTTGGGGTGAAACCCCATCAGGTGCCTTGGATTCAAATGAAAGCAGGGTCATCCAACCGATTGCGAGGGCACGACTATGTTCACCTTGAGTCACAGTATGTAGAGTTACAAGAAAGGTACAAACATGACCAGGATCATTGGCGTTCTGAATTGAAGGCGATGGAGGAGTTGTTGAAGCATAACCAGCAAGAGATTGAGGAAATGAGGCAGATGTTATCGCGCTCGTCAGCTTCGCATCATCCATTGCACCAGCAGCTGCCAAACCCATTCCATATGTCGTATTACTCGCCGCAGATGTTCCATCAAATGCCTTATCAAGCCAGGTCAGTTACTCCTACTGGTGGGTTAACTGGATTGCTGAGGGGGGATGCATACCCAAGTGCGACAGACTTTTTAGAATCAGATCAAGGTACTCATGGACTTGAATAG
- the LOC117630492 gene encoding uncharacterized protein LOC117630492, translated as MMKNFKPSEIDEEHEDLLTLSLSTPHSQYMHSNSSQPPPLLASTPPPQRLPLFSAVPQPPPPPPPFDFHLYHLPRNPPAFHHDIPGLSRPTRTRRSPAQTLSQGKTETIPAPYPWATTKRATVHNLHYLQSNHVNTITGLVQCKKCDQSFEISYNFPKKFLEVAKFVSEHKSSMHDRAPEFWTDPTLPDCNHCHQSKCMKPVISKKRSINWLFLLLGQMLGCCKLSELKYFCKHTKNHRTGAKDRVLYLTYLGICKQVDPSGPFDA; from the coding sequence ATGatgaaaaacttcaaaccctCTGAAATTGATGAAGAACATGAAGATCTCCTGACCCTTTCCCTCTCAACGCCTCATAGCCAATACATGCATTCAAACTCAAGCCAACCTCCTCCTCTCTTGGCttcaacaccaccaccacaacgcTTGCCTCTCTTTTCAGCAGTGCCACAGCCACCTCCCCCACCGCCACCTTTTGATTTTCACCTCTACCATCTCCCACGCAACCCTCCTGCCTTTCACCATGACATACCAGGCCTGTCCCGTCCGACTCGAACCCGAAGATCCCCTGCTCAAACCCTAAGCCAAGGCAAAACAGAAACGATACCAGCCCCATACCCTTGGGCTACAACAAAACGTGCCACGGTCCACAACCTTCACTACCTGCAGTCCAATCACGTGAATACGATCACTGGCCTTGTTCAATGCAAGAAATGCGACCAAAGCTTTGAGATTTCATATAATTTTCCCAAGAAATTCCTCGAAGTTGCGAAGTTCGTTTCGGAACACAAGTCCTCCATGCATGACAGGGCACCAGAATTTTGGACGGATCCCACATTGCCCGATTGCAATCATTGTCATCAGAGCAAATGTATGAAGCCTGTGATTTCCAAGAAACGGTCGATCAATTGGCTCTTCTTGCTTTTGGGTCAGATGCTAGGGTGCTGTAAGCTTTCCGAGTTGAAGTATTTCTGCAAGCACACCAAGAATCACAGGACTGGCGCCAAAGATAGAGTCTTGTACCTTACTTATTTGGGCATCTGCAAACAGGTTGATCCCAGCGGACCCTTTGATGCTTAG
- the LOC117630493 gene encoding protein diaphanous homolog 1-like, whose product MAVAYEKISWVASLLVLLLGFASCSSQGGEFTHRSLNFWKAARARVPPTGPNTGTSRKFNFGTLPKGTLIPPSWPSKRTSRPPPPPPHHSNFGTLPKYPPIPPSGPSGRTSDPPPPPPFNFGTLSKYTPIPPPGPSRRTSDPPPPPHPFNFDTLPKYTPIPPSGLSGRTSSPPPPHPFNFRMHYSGPSHGPPRYEIPPPPHPFNFRMHYSGPSHGPPRYEIPPPPAF is encoded by the coding sequence ATGGCAGTAGcctatgaaaaaatttcatgggTGGCCTCTCTGCTTGTGCTACTTTTAGGCTTTGCCTCATGCTCTTCACAGGGTGGTGAATTTACCCACAGAAGCTTGAATTTTTGGAAAGCAGCCAGGGCCCGTGTTCCACCAACTGGACCTAACACTGGAACATCAAGAAAATTCAACTTTGGTACTTTGCCAAAGGGCACTCTGATTCCTCCGTCTTGGCCAAGCAAAAGAACTTCAAGAcctccccctcctcctcctcatcattCCAACTTCGGTACTTTGCCAAAGTACCCACCAATTCCGCCATCAGGGCCTAGCGGAAGAACTTCGgaccctcctcctcctcctccttttaACTTTGGTACTTTGTCAAAGTACACTCCAATTCCACCACCAGGGCCTAGCAGAAGAACTTCGgaccctcctcctcctcctcatccttTCAACTTTGATACTTTACCAAAGTACACTCCAATTCCACCATCAGGGCTTAGCGGAAGAACTTCGagtcctcctcctcctcatccttTCAATTTCAGGATGCATTATTCCGGGCCTTCACACGGTCCACCTCGCTATGAGATTccacctcctcctcatccTTTCAATTTCAGGATGCATTATTCCGGGCCTTCACATGGTCCACCTCGCTATGAGATTCCACCTCCTCCAGCATTTTAG
- the LOC117630494 gene encoding uncharacterized protein LOC117630494, with translation MNAKQIRIHSDSQLIVNQVTADFAAKDASMYAYLSTAHQLLRSFQAYEIKQIPRGENSHADALARLASAINDKVGRKVPVEILAQPSTVTSEACAVRYEDTWMSPIYLYLTNGTLPEDKAQARKLRYRSARYTVINDVLYKRGYTTPYLKCLTAEQGEYILREIHSGVCGDHSGSRSLAYKVFRQGYFWPTMHQDANTLVKRCDKCQRFGNIPHIPAEPLTPIVSPWPFAQWGLDLIGPMPQGTGQSNGQVEAINKIVKKLLKRQLDKAKGAWPEKLPEALWAIRTSYRTSTGETPFSLAFGSEAVVPVEIGEPSYRTEAFAPKQNEEAMSLNLDLLEEHRAQANLRNEAYKQRVSRYYDSRVRPRSFRIGDWVMRKVSLATKDTTEGTLGPSWEGPYEVIGILRSGTYRLRGTNGKALGHPWNVEHLKYYYK, from the exons ATGAATGCAAAGCAAATCCGAATTCACAGCGACTCCCAGCTCATTGTGAACCAGGTAACGGCAGACTTCGCCGCCAAGGATGCCTCCATGTACGCCTACCTTTCAACCGCCCATCAGCTACTCCGAAGTTTCCAAGCATACGAGATCAAACAGATCCCCAGAGGCGAAAACAGCCATGCCGATGCTTTGGCAAGACTCGCTTCGGCGATAAACGACAAAGTCGGAAGAAAGGTACCAGTGGAGATCCTTGCCCAACCGAGCACGGTAACCTCCGAAGCGTGTGCCGTACGGTATGAGGATACATGGATGTCTCCTATCTACTTATACCTGACGAACGGCACCCTTCCTGAGGATAAAGCCCAGGCCCGGAAGCTGAGATACCGATCAGCAAGATACACAGTTATCAACGATGTACTCTACAAGCGCGGCTACACTACCCCGTATCTCAAATGCCTCACGGCAGAGCAAGGGGAGTACATCCTTCGGGAGATTCACAGCGGTGTGTGTGGCGACCATTCCGGGTCCCGATCTCTCGCCTACAAAGTCTTTCGGCAGGGATACTTTTGGCCAACCATGCATCAGGACGCCAATACACTGGTGAAGAGGTGTGACAAATGCCAGCGCTTCGGTAATATCCCACATATCCCTGCTGAACCTCTCACACCGATTGTAAGTCCTTGGCCTTTCGCACAATGGGGACTGGACCTGATTGGCCCAATGCCGCAAGGCACGGGGCAG TCGAACGGTCAGgtcgaagcaataaacaaaatagtgaagaaacTGCTGAAACGGCAGCTGGACAAGGCAAAGGGAGCATGGCCGGAAAAACTTCCCGAAGCACTGTGGGCCATTCGgacgtcttaccgaacgtccacTGGAGAGACCCCTTTTTCTCTGGCCTTTGGATCGGAAGCAGTGGTTCCCGTGGAAATCGGCGAACCTTCCTACCGAACGGAAGCCTTCGCACCAAAGCAGAACGAGGAGGCCATGTCTCTAAACCTTGACCTACTCGAGGAGCACCGAGCACAGGCCAATCTTCGAAATGAAGCCTACAAGCAGCGTGTGTCTCGGTATTATGATTCTAGGGTCAGACCCCGCTCTTTCCGAAtcggggactgggtcatgcgcaaggtatCGCTTGCGACGAAGGATACCACGGAAGGAACCCTCGGACCTTCCTGGGAAGGACCATATGAAGTCATCGGTATCCTTCGCTCGGGAACTTATCGACTAAGAGGCACCAACGGCAAGGCCCTCGGCCATCCTTGGAACGTAGAACATctcaagtactactacaagtga